The Papaver somniferum cultivar HN1 chromosome 3, ASM357369v1, whole genome shotgun sequence genome includes a region encoding these proteins:
- the LOC113356641 gene encoding zinc finger MYM-type protein 1-like isoform X1, which translates to MVLKRKQSSGCQNRKKKKKRLKSTKSLVGSFDKFLIRNQPAIENKGDEDNATDDNGKNEGNGDDGAADNGLNEGNGDDGAADNSMNEGNGDDGVVDNGMNESNENEGDADNSVNEGNVNDGGVENGMNDINENDRRGDNVNKTVGTNEVGNYCEELSHIDMFDPANWNTIDKKLVDFLVEKGPVRIDNIKFPRDSKGDHFSSTYYFRRMSNFEKQERRWLVYSASLDKVFCFCCKLFKKRETNYQLCESGFNDWNNLSGRLSTHENSGEHAFCMFNWLELELRLRKEKTIDKRIQEQINRDKIHYKDVLERMMDGILFLAKNGLAFRGDSEKIYTKNNGNFLSFIEVLAKYDPVLKYHLESIEKNEMWYHYLSHKIQNELISMLADETRKLILKKIHEAKYFSIILDCTPDVSRREQMSIIIRCVDVSTARIEEYFLGFLKVEDKTGEGLFFELQEALINLGLNIDDIRGQGYDNGANMKGKHKGVQARLLEINPRAFYTPCACHSLNIILCDMAKSCPKGLSFFGSIQRIYTLFSASTNRWDLFKEEIGEKGLTLKPLCDTRWESRVASIKAIRYQAPEIRKALEKLRDSSSISQEVSTAESLKRWVPKGNGRSEGDCRWYEY; encoded by the exons ATGGTTCTGAAAAGAAAGCAATCTTCTGGAtgtcaaaataggaagaaaaagaaaaagagattgaaATCTACTAAATCTCTAGTAGGTTCTTTTGATAAGTTTTTGATTAGGAATCAACCAGCAATTGAGAATAAGGGCGATGAGGATAATGCTACAGATGATAATGGTAAGAATGAGGGGAATGGGGATGATGGTGCTGCTGATAATGGTTTAAATGAGGGGAATGGGGATGATGGTGCTGCTGATAATAGTATGAATGAGGGGAATGGAGATGATGGTGTTGTTGATAATGGTATGAATGAGAGCAATGAGAATGAGGGTGATGCTGATAATAGTGTAAATGAGGGAAATGTGAATGATGGTGGTGTTGAGAATGGTATGAATGATATCAATGAGAATGACAGAAGGGGGGATAATGTCAACAAGACGGTAGGAACGAATGAAGTTGGTAATTATTGTGAAGAGTTAAGCCATATAGATATGTTTGATCCCGCTAATTGGAATACAATTGATAAAAAGCTTGTTGATTTTTTGGTAGAGAAGGGTCCAGTGAGAATTGATAATATCAAGTTCCCTAGAGATTCCAAGGGCGATCATTTCTCTAGCACTTATTACTTTCGGAGAATGAGCAATTTtgagaaacaagaaaggagatggcTAGTGTATTCGGCATCTTTGGATAAGGTATTCTGTTTTTGTTGTAAATTGTTTAAGAAGAGGGAAACTAATTATCAGTTGTGTGAAAGTGggttcaatgattggaataaccTAAGTGGAAGACTTAGTACTCATGAAAACAGTGGAGAGCATGCTTTTTGTATGTTTAATTGGCTTGAGTTGGAATTACGATTGAGAAAGGAAAAAACCATTGATAAGAGAATACAAGAACAGATCAATAGAGATAAGATACATTATAAAGATGTTTTGGAGAGGATGATGGACGGCATCTTGTTCCTAGCGAAGAATGGTTTAGCATTTCGTGGGGATAGTGAgaaaatttatacaaaaaataatGGAAACTTCTTAAGTTTCATAGAGGTACTTGCAAAATATGATCCCGTGTTAAAGTATCACTTGGAGAGTATCGAAAAGAATGAAATGTGGTATCATTATCTTAGCCACAAAATTCAGAATGAACTGATTTCAATGCTTGCTGATGAGACGCGAAAGCTTATTCTGAAAAAAATCCACGAGGCGAAATACTTCTCAATTATTCTTGATTGTACTCCGGATGTTTCTCGCAGGGAACAAATGTCCATTATAATCAGATGCGTAGATGTTTCAACAGCAAGAATTGAGGAATATTTTCTTGGGTTTTTGAAAGTTGAAGATAAAACAGGAGAAGGTTTGTTTTTTGAACTTCAAGAAGCATTGATAAACCTTGGATTAAATATTGATGATATAAGAGGGCAGGGATATGACAATGGAGCAAATATGAAAGGAAAACACAAAGGTGTACAAGCAAGACTACTCGAGATTAATCCAAGAGCATTCTACACACCGTGTGCTTGTCATAGTCTAAATATAATACTTTGTGATATGGCTAAGTCATGTCCTAAAGGATTGTCTTTTTTTGGATCCATACAACGTATTTATACGTTATTCTCGGCTTCTACTAATCGATGGGATTTGTTCAAAGAAGAGATTGGAGAGAAAGGTTTGACTCTTAAACCATTATGCGATACTAGGTGGGAAAGCCGTGTAGCAAGTATCAAAGCGATAAGATACCAAGCTCCTGAAATACGCAAAGCTTTAGAGAAGTTGCGAGATTCATCCTCTATTTCTCAAGAAGTCAGCACAGCCGAGAGCCTA AAAAGATGGGTTCCAAAAGGCAATGGAAGAAGCGAAGGAGATTGTAGATGGTATGAATATTGA
- the LOC113356641 gene encoding zinc finger MYM-type protein 1-like isoform X2 — protein MVLKRKQSSGCQNRKKKKKRLKSTKSLVGSFDKFLIRNQPAIENKGDEDNATDDNGKNEGNGDDGAADNGLNEGNGDDGAADNSMNEGNGDDGVVDNGMNESNENEGDADNSVNEGNVNDGGVENGMNDINENDRRGDNVNKTVGTNEVGNYCEELSHIDMFDPANWNTIDKKLVDFLVEKGPVRIDNIKFPRDSKGDHFSSTYYFRRMSNFEKQERRWLVYSASLDKVFCFCCKLFKKRETNYQLCESGFNDWNNLSGRLSTHENSGEHAFCMFNWLELELRLRKEKTIDKRIQEQINRDKIHYKDVLERMMDGILFLAKNGLAFRGDSEKIYTKNNGNFLSFIEVLAKYDPVLKYHLESIEKNEMWYHYLSHKIQNELISMLADETRKLILKKIHEAKYFSIILDCTPDVSRREQMSIIIRCVDVSTARIEEYFLGFLKVEDKTGEGLFFELQEALINLGLNIDDIRGQGYDNGANMKGKHKGVQARLLEINPRAFYTPCACHSLNIILCDMAKSCPKGLSFFGSIQRIYTLFSASTNRWDLFKEEIGEKGLTLKPLCDTRWESRVASIKAIRYQAPEIRKALEKLRDSSSISQEVSTAESLSIEKMGSKRQWKKRRRL, from the exons ATGGTTCTGAAAAGAAAGCAATCTTCTGGAtgtcaaaataggaagaaaaagaaaaagagattgaaATCTACTAAATCTCTAGTAGGTTCTTTTGATAAGTTTTTGATTAGGAATCAACCAGCAATTGAGAATAAGGGCGATGAGGATAATGCTACAGATGATAATGGTAAGAATGAGGGGAATGGGGATGATGGTGCTGCTGATAATGGTTTAAATGAGGGGAATGGGGATGATGGTGCTGCTGATAATAGTATGAATGAGGGGAATGGAGATGATGGTGTTGTTGATAATGGTATGAATGAGAGCAATGAGAATGAGGGTGATGCTGATAATAGTGTAAATGAGGGAAATGTGAATGATGGTGGTGTTGAGAATGGTATGAATGATATCAATGAGAATGACAGAAGGGGGGATAATGTCAACAAGACGGTAGGAACGAATGAAGTTGGTAATTATTGTGAAGAGTTAAGCCATATAGATATGTTTGATCCCGCTAATTGGAATACAATTGATAAAAAGCTTGTTGATTTTTTGGTAGAGAAGGGTCCAGTGAGAATTGATAATATCAAGTTCCCTAGAGATTCCAAGGGCGATCATTTCTCTAGCACTTATTACTTTCGGAGAATGAGCAATTTtgagaaacaagaaaggagatggcTAGTGTATTCGGCATCTTTGGATAAGGTATTCTGTTTTTGTTGTAAATTGTTTAAGAAGAGGGAAACTAATTATCAGTTGTGTGAAAGTGggttcaatgattggaataaccTAAGTGGAAGACTTAGTACTCATGAAAACAGTGGAGAGCATGCTTTTTGTATGTTTAATTGGCTTGAGTTGGAATTACGATTGAGAAAGGAAAAAACCATTGATAAGAGAATACAAGAACAGATCAATAGAGATAAGATACATTATAAAGATGTTTTGGAGAGGATGATGGACGGCATCTTGTTCCTAGCGAAGAATGGTTTAGCATTTCGTGGGGATAGTGAgaaaatttatacaaaaaataatGGAAACTTCTTAAGTTTCATAGAGGTACTTGCAAAATATGATCCCGTGTTAAAGTATCACTTGGAGAGTATCGAAAAGAATGAAATGTGGTATCATTATCTTAGCCACAAAATTCAGAATGAACTGATTTCAATGCTTGCTGATGAGACGCGAAAGCTTATTCTGAAAAAAATCCACGAGGCGAAATACTTCTCAATTATTCTTGATTGTACTCCGGATGTTTCTCGCAGGGAACAAATGTCCATTATAATCAGATGCGTAGATGTTTCAACAGCAAGAATTGAGGAATATTTTCTTGGGTTTTTGAAAGTTGAAGATAAAACAGGAGAAGGTTTGTTTTTTGAACTTCAAGAAGCATTGATAAACCTTGGATTAAATATTGATGATATAAGAGGGCAGGGATATGACAATGGAGCAAATATGAAAGGAAAACACAAAGGTGTACAAGCAAGACTACTCGAGATTAATCCAAGAGCATTCTACACACCGTGTGCTTGTCATAGTCTAAATATAATACTTTGTGATATGGCTAAGTCATGTCCTAAAGGATTGTCTTTTTTTGGATCCATACAACGTATTTATACGTTATTCTCGGCTTCTACTAATCGATGGGATTTGTTCAAAGAAGAGATTGGAGAGAAAGGTTTGACTCTTAAACCATTATGCGATACTAGGTGGGAAAGCCGTGTAGCAAGTATCAAAGCGATAAGATACCAAGCTCCTGAAATACGCAAAGCTTTAGAGAAGTTGCGAGATTCATCCTCTATTTCTCAAGAAGTCAGCACAGCCGAGAGCCTA AGTATAGAAAAGATGGGTTCCAAAAGGCAATGGAAGAAGCGAAGGAGATTGTAG